The sequence below is a genomic window from Sorangiineae bacterium MSr12523.
AGCCGAATCGGACTACGTATACATTGAGTATACGATAGAACTTGCGCGTGATCTTGGCACACCTCGTGCGCCCTGCTCGACCTGAGGAGGCTTGACTGACCATGGCAAACAGTCAGGGATCGGCGCTTCGCCGCGGTGGAATGATGGCCGGCCTGCTCGTTGCGATGGTGTTTTCGAGCGGCTGCGGCACGCGGAATGAAGGCGAGGCATCGTCGAACGGCGCGTTGCAGTGGAACATTCCCGCGGGCTGGTTCAAGGAGCGGCTTACGGGCGCCGACATGCCCAGCATGCAGCGATGGCATGTTGGCGGAACGGATCTCGGGATTCCGTATCTGCTCGAGAATGGAACCTCGGTCGGCTTTCTGTTTGGCGACACGTTCGATGCGCCGGGTGTAGGGGGGCCAGGCTGGCGGTCACCGGTGATGCTTCGTTCGCCGTCGAATCCTGCGAACGGCATCGTCTTCGACAGTGCGGCCAAGGTCTGGGGCGACGGTTACGCCCCAGACCTCATGTACAATCAGCACGATACGAGCGGCAATGGAGAATGGTCCGTCATCCCGAACGACGGCATCAGTTTTCCGGAAACGGGCCGCCAGGTCGTCTCCTTCATGTCCGTTCGCGATTGGGGCGGTCCCAAATTTCCGCACGATGGAGCCTGGAAAACGAATTACGCGTCGCTGGCGTATTCGGACAACGGCAATGACTTTACCCGCGTTCCATATCTAGGTTGGGGAAACGATGCCGACAATCACGATCCATTCCAGATGTGGACGATGCAACGCGACGGCGACTACGTCTACGTCTTCAGCGTGAGGGCAGGCCGGCAGAACGGGCCGATGATGCTTCAGCGCGTCCTCTGGCAGAACATCGTCGACAAGAGCGCATACGAGGGGTGGGGCTTCGACGGGAGTACGTGGGGATGGGGCAGGCCGTGCACGCCCATTCTAAATGGAAATTTCGGCGAGCCGTCCGTGCGCAAACTCGCAAACGGCACGTGGGCGATGTCGTATCTCACGAACGGCATGATTGTAACGCGCACGGCGCCTCGCCCCGATGCGGTATGGTCGGACGAGAAAATCCAGGTCACCGGGCTCCAGGAAGCGTGCCTTTACGGTGGCTTCATTCACCCATGGTCGAGCGTGGGCACGAACAACCTGCACATCATGGTGTCCACGTATCAGGACTCCAACGGCAGCTGCGGTGGCAATGGCCAAAAGGCATACGATGTTCGCCACTGGGTCGGCACGCTCTGATCGCGTGCTTGGGTATCGCGATTCGGATCACGGCTGTGCAGCGAAGATGTCGAACTCCGTGAGACTGTTCCACGCGTTGACGTCGTTGCCGTGTCCGACGTAGCGAACGAATCGCGCGCTGACGTCGGGAAAATCGTAGTTCTCTTGTGCCGTGGAGGTGCCGCTGCTCCGTCCACTCCAGACCGTTTGCCAGCTCGCGCCATCGGTCGAGACCTGAAGATCGAACGCCGCGCGGCGGGTGTCGCCTTTGTATACGGCGATGGACACCTCGCGGACGACGAAGGTCCCGCCGAGATCGTACGCGATCCACTGACCGTCGCCGCTGGCCGACCATCGCGTGGCGAGATCGTTGTCGACGGTGTTCGCAGGCACATTGCCGTCGTTGGCGCTCGCGCTCACGCCGGAGGCCGACGGCGTGACCTCGACACGACCGCCCCCGCCGCCGGCATCGCCTCCGCCGGCATCGCCTCCGCCGCCCCCGGCATCTCCACCGCCGCCACCGCAATCGGTGAGCGGAATGTTGGCGGCACCCGAGGCGGCACCGGTGACGACATTGTCCGTACAGACCACGTTGCCGGCGCTGCTATTGCCATCTTTCGCAATTTTGAAGCCAAATCCAGAGGCGCGGACGTCGGCCGTATTGCCGCTGAAGACATTGTCGCGACCCCACCCGGCGACCTGGATATGGGTCTGAAATCCGTCCAGCAAACTACTCGTGCCTCGGTTGCCGGTGATGCGATAGCCGTTGCCCTTGGCGTCGATCCAACTGTCGGCGAAGTTTGCACCGCTCATGCCAGCCCCGTTGAAGACATTGTCGCGGACCTCGCCGCCCGTGGTGCCCTCCTTGAGATCGAGACACTCGGCTCGAATGTTGGGTCCAAGCCGGTTTCCAATCGCCTTGTTACGGTCGCTGCGGTCCGGCTGTCCGTCGGGCCAGTTGCTGACCGCCTGTCCAAAGTAAATTCCCTCGCCGTAGCCAGGTTCGCGCAGTCCCGTATCGCTGATTTCCGAGTTCTGAACGACATTGTCGGTACTATTGTCCCGGAAGTGGATGGCTTCGTCGCCTATCTGGTGTACCCGCACCCCATCGATGAGCGTATGGTGGGCACCGAGAGCCATGATTCCCTTTTGTCCATTGGTCACAGTGAAGCCGACCAACTTCCAATAATCGGCCTGGAGCTGCACGGTCCGGCCATTGGATGTCCCTTGCCCATCAATCACCGCGGCGCGGGATCCGGAAAGCACGATGGGGGCACTCTCCGTTCCGCTTCGAGTGATCGTGAAATGGCCCGCATACGTACCGTCGGCCATTCGAATTTCGTCGCCCGGCATCGCATTTTGCAATGCCGCGGTAAGCTGACTGGTCGTGCTGACGTCAATGATCCTTGCCGTCGATGCCCATCCGGATTCGGCAACTCCCGTGATCGCGGAAAGGGTACCTACGAGCCCGAACGAAATGATGGGACGCAGTCGTCGAATGTACATGGTTTGACTCCTCGAAGGCCTCGCGGCGCCGGTGGGTGTATTTGGAAAGAGTCCTAACGAACTAAATGATTCTGATTGACACCGGTGTCAATGCCCAAAGGCCGATTGTGAGCGCGACCCGCGGTTTGTTCGTACATTGCGAGCTTCAGGCGTCAAAGGCGGTGCGCATGAGTCGACATGAACGCGGAGACAATCCGTACCGACGTGGGGGCGAGTAAGCGTCAGTGGCGAGGAGGCCAATTCGTGCGCATTGCCGCGGTCTTCCCGGCGAGAGGATTCACATGAAGTCGGGAAGGCGGGAAGGGCGTACGGCGCGGTCAATGTGTCGCGTTTTGGTATGGGTTTCCAGTTCGCCGAATGGGCGCATTGAAAACCAAAAAACCTTCCCGCCTTCCCGCCTTCATGTGAATTTCTCCGGCAGTTCGCTATTGTCCGAAATGGCGAACCACGCACATTGCAGCAGCCAAACCGGTATTCATACGTGCGAAGTCGCGATTATCGCAGACTCCACACACCTCGATGCTACCCACCACCACCATCCCCCGGGCCGTTCGCAAGCTGGATGGGGTAGCGCACGGTGGTCTTGGCCGAGGCGTTCTTGGACCATGCCGGGTAGGGGATGGTGCGGATGGCCTTTTCGAAGCAAGGGCGAGCCTCGGCGTCTTCCAAGGTGCCGTCCAAGGTCACGCGCGCGTCTTCGACCTTGCCCGACGCCTCGACGGTGAAGGAGAGGTTGGCCCTCCCGCGCGCCTCGGGTCGCCGGGCCACGAGCGACTCGTAGCATGACCAGAACGCGCCGAAGTGGGCGCGGATCCCTCGCTGGATCTCGTTCTTGGTGAGGGTGTCCTGGAGCTTCACCGTGACCGGCTGCTTGGGAAGCTCGTGCATGGCCGCCAGCGCGGTCTCGACGGTAAGAAGCTGCGCCACACGCGGAGCGGCAACCGTGACCAACGGCGGCGCGCCGGGCCGCTCTTTGACGGCGACCAGGCCCTCACCGCGCGCAAATGCCGCGTGGAGATCGGCCGCGGGGGCCGCCAGCCACTTGGCATAGCGCTCCGGCACCATCGTTTCCTCGTCGACGTAGAGGACCACCAGGGCCTTCTCCATTTGCGCCGCATAGGCGGGGATGGCGCTCCAGAACTCCTTGTGCGTGGTGCCGGCGTGGATGCTGGTCTTCACCTCGTTGCACAGTCCGCAGGCGTCGACCGCGTTGGAGCGAAGGGCGTCGTCGACATGAAAGGTGCCGAGCCTGTTGGTGGTTCGCGAGTCTCCGCCGAAGACCAAGACCTGGACGTCGACTTCGTTGTCGGGCGTGGCCGCTGGGAAATACCGGGCAAAGGCGAACGCGCTGGGCGGCGGCGGCGCATCCCAGCTATTGCGCGACCACGAGGAAGGCGCGTCGCGTCCGGCGAGCAGGCGAAAGAGGCGCTTCTGCGCCGCCCCGTCGTTCAGCGATGCCGCATCCTCCAAGAGGGTGATGGCGCGCTCCTTGTCCGTCGACTCCAAGAGTTTCGCCAGCGCGAGATCGGCCCGCACGCGGTCTTCTTTGGAGACGGCGCCCGAGGCCAGCGTCGTCGTAAGTGTCTCGCGGGCGGCGGCCAGGTTTTGGCCGATGTCGACGTCGACCAGCGCCTGCTCCAGCGCACCGTCGGACGTGACGTTGGCCGGGGCCGGCGCTGTCCCCGGAGCGGTGGCCGTCTCGCCGCAGCCGGCGAGTAGGCAGAGCGCGAATGTGATTCGGGTTCCCATCGGATTCATCGTGTGACCTCCATGCGCGCCAGTCTGCGTCGTCTCGGTCTCGGAATTTTCCCCGCCATGTCACCGTTTCATCACCGGCCCTCGAGCCGGTGTGGCGTGCGTGAGAAGCGGTAGCCTGCGCCGCGGATGGTGACCAGGTGCAGGGGGTTCTTGGGATCCTTCTCCACCTTGGCCCGGAGGCGGTTGACGAAGTTGTCCACCGTGCGATCCGTCCCGAAGTAATCCGCCCCCCACACGGCGGCCAGGATGCGCTCCCGCGGCAGGAGGGCCCCTTCGTTGCGGAGAAAGAAGACGAGGAGCTTCATCTCGTGGGCCGTCAGCTCCACGGGGACTCCCTCCCGGCTTGCCGTGTGCTGCGCGAAATCGACGGTGAGCACCCCGACGGCGACGGGACCGCTCTTGACCAGGAGTCGCTTGCGACGAAGCGCCGCGCCGACACGCGCCTGGAGCTCGGCCACCCCCACCGGCTTCACCACGTACTCGTCGGCCCCGAGCTCGAGTCCGCGCACTTTGTCGGCTTCTTCCCCTTTGGCGGTGATCATGACGATGGGCAGATCGGCGTCGCGGTGCCGGAGGGCGGCCAGGACCTCGAAGCCATTTTTCCCCGGGAGCATGACGTCCAGGAGCACCACGTCGGGCGGATCGGCCAGCGCCATCTCGAGCCCCTCGTCCCCGGTCCTGGCCACCTCGATGCGATAGCCCGCGGCGCGCAGCACCTTGGTCATGGCCAAGCGCAGCGCCGCGTCGTCTTCGACGATGAGCACCATCTCACGGGTGTTGGTCACCACCATCACGAGCCCTCCAACGGAAAGCGAACCACGAATGTCGAGCCGGCGCCGACCGTGCTCTTCACGAATGCGTCGCCCCCGTGCGCCCGGGCGACGCCGCGGACGAGCGACAGTCCTACGCCGGTGCCTTCGGTGGCGCGCGACAGGCGATCATCGGCCCGCTCGAAGGGGGAGAAGATCCGACGCCGCGCGCGAGCTGCGATCCCCGGGCCGGAGTCGCTCACGGAGAGGAGCGCATGGCGTCCGTCGCGCCGGACCTCGACCCGATACGGGTGCCCCTCCGCCGCGTACTTGGCGGCGTTGGAGAGCAAGTTGTCCAAGACCAGCCCCACCAGGCCCGGATCCACGTGCATCTCCAGGCTCGGCGGTGCGTCGACGACGATCCCTTTGTCCGGGTGCGCCTTGTGAAAGCGGTCCCGCGCGTCCTCGAGGATACACGACGCGGGCACCCGCGACTTCTGGACCGACAGACGCCCCCGCGCGAGTGCGCCAAAGCGGAGCATGCGCTCGACGGTGTCCGACAGCCGCCGTGCTTCGCCGGCCAGCGTGCGTTCCACCTCGGGCCGTTCGTCGTCTGGGAGCTCGCCCGTCTCCAGGAGCTCCGAGAGCATGCGCACCGAGGCCAGCGGCGTACGCAGCTCGTGCGAGACCGCGGCCACGAAGTCGGTGCGCAGCTCGGCCAGGCGCTGCGCCTTGCGCGCTCGGGCAAAGAGGACGGTCGCCAGTGCCACCGCGGTGAGCACTCCGGCGACGCCGACAGCGAGAATGCGACGGCCGCTGCGGCGGGCTTCCGCGTCGAGCGAAGCTCCGTCCTTCGGCTCCACGTGGAGGACGAGGCTGGGAGTCAACACCACGTCGGTGGCATCGCCGCGTGCACCGGCGGCGAGCACCAAGTGGGCGGGCAGTCCGGGCGCGCGGATCATCGAGGACTCGTGAACGACGAAGCCTGCGTCGATGCCCTCGGGCATCGTGCGGACGAGCGAGAGGTAACGTCCGCGATGAATCCGTAGGCCCGCCTCGACCGAGTCGCTTCCTGGCGGCTCGGTGAGGAGCCCCGCGAGCGTGCGATGAAGGGGAAGCGGCCGATCGAGCGCCCCGAGCGCCGCATCACGGACTTTCTCGGGAAGCGGCGCAACCCGCGCGCGCAGCACCGAGCGCTCCGCGGGGCCGAGGCGTGCGGCGTGCTCCTCGATCCAGGTTGCCACGGCATCGGCCGGCGTAGATCCCTCCGCCACCCGCTCGAGCGCCAGGAGGGGCCATAGGTAGCGGCCTTGCTCGCTCTTCAGGTGCGGGCAGGCGCCGATGATGCCATCGCGTGCCGCAGTGCGGTCTCCTTCCAGGAGCTCCGCGCGATGGGTGAGGCATTCGGGAGGAGAGGGAGGCTCGTCGGTCATCGGCTTCGGGACCAGCATCTGCCCCTCGGCGCCGATCACCACGACGTCGGCGAAGTCCGGTTTTTCGGCCATCAATCGCGACTCGAGCCGGGAGACGGCGGCCGGTTCCAGGCGGCGCAAGGTCTCCGTGGCTCGGGCGAGGGCGGCGTCGACATCGCGCTTGGTGGCCTGGGCCGCGGCCACGCGCTCGGCGAATTGCTCCTCGCGCGCGCGGGCGCTCTCGGTGGAGGCCGCGCGAAGGGCAACCACCAGAACGGCCACCGACGGGATGGCCGCGCCAAGGGCAAAGAGGAGCCACGCCAAGGATGCGCGCATGCCCCCGTACCATCGCACGTCCAGGTCATGGAAATGTCACGGCGTGCCGCAAACGAGGGGTCTGCCGTCCTCAGCGAGGTCGCCCTTTCGCAAAGCGCGCCACGCATTGCGCCGATACCGCGAAAATTCGCTTGTATGAATCAATGATCGATAACGGCTTTTATTGCGCGGGATCCCGATCACGGCCAGCGCATCAGCGCTCCATCGGGCAGCGTTAGACGTTGCTGCGCGATCCCACCGCCGTCCAGCTCGATCGAGAAAAAGAAACTGGGCGAGCCCTCCGCATGGCCATCCCACTCGAATCGCCCCGTGAGCCAGCCGCCCGAGCAGCACACCTGCACGATATCGCCGCCACTGAGCGGGCGCCCGAGAAGGAAATAGCGAGCCGCGCCCTGCGCGTGGCCAATCTGAAGAGATCCGGACATTGGCAATGAGACCAACGTTATCATGACCGTCCACTCGCGAAGAGATGCCGTCTTGATGAGTGTGCTACCTTGCGGGCGGCTCCGGCATGAGGGGCTGCTTTTAAAAAGGACCGTCACATGGAATCGATGCGCGCGCAGGATGACGGAGAAATCGTTATAGAGAATGCCATCCGCGCCGCTTATCCGGAGGCGGACCCTCGCCCGTTCGGCGGTCGCGAGGGGCAAAGGTTTCAACTTGCTGGTTGCTTTGCCATCCGCATCGAGGAACCCGTTGCGCATTGGCTCATCGTCAGCCGAGGGTTCACCGAGTTGGGCGAGAAGGAGGAGGCCGATCCCAACGTGTCCGGCTGGGGATTCGAGCTCACGTGTCGGGTTCCCGCACTCTCCGAAGAGTACGACTTTGGCTGGGTCATCGATTGGATGCAGGGCATTGCCGATTCTTTGGCGAAAAACGGCACGTCCCTGGCCCCTTATCACAACATGCCCATGACGGATCCGCGCAACGATGACGAGATCTGCGCCTTGGTGTTCGTCGACGACGTTGCTCTCCAGCCGACAGCATCACAGAACGGAAAATTCAATTTTCTGCAGATGGTGGGCCTTACGGCGGGTGAGTTCGATGCACTGCAGGGATGGCAAGCTCGATCCATGGTCGAACTCATACGGCAGCGAAATCCACTTTTCCTGATAGGCAAACGTGAAAGCTATCTTCGTGATGTCGAGTTTGCGCAGCACGTAGCCGAGGGCCGCGAACGCGACGGCTCCTCCATGGGCTTGCTCACGGGTGTAGCGCTGCTGTGGTTCCAGGAGGCGAAAGAGCTCCAGATTCATCTCCAAGACAACGTCGTACCCGTGTTCAAATCCGCAATCTGCGGCAGACTCCCTCATGGTCATCGAATGTTATTCATTGGCGACCCGCGACGGCACGAAGACGACGACGGCAACGTCAGCGTTCACGCGCAGACCACCGTCGTTCTATTGCCCGAAGACGGACCATCGCGGATGGAGGAGCGCGGTGGCATGAAGGCCGCCGTTCTTCGGCTAGGCCGTCCTGCGATATCTCAGTTGGTTGATACTCTGGCACCGCAGCCAGGTTCGTACGTGCTTCCGGACCTTCCCGGGGTGCGCTTCGTAGTGGCCACCGCAGAGCGTTTTTCCGACCCTCGCTACCCTTGGTGATGTCTGACACATTTTAGAATGTTTCCCGAGCGATCTTCTCCGGCTCGGTCATTCCCCCGAGCGCGCAACATTTTTGCACCTCCGGCCGAGATGATTCGCATGAACATCCGGACTCGACTCTTCAGCCTTCTCGGTGCGCTTTTCGGCTGTGTGGTGGCCTGTTCCTCGACCGGTTCCGATGGTGACCCTGGGTCGCCGGATTCCGGCAGCTCGGACTCGGCCATTTCCGATTCGGGACTTGACGGCTCCTCTTTGGATTCCGGCTCCAACCCGCCTGGCCAACCGCCAGTCGATCCTCATGAATGCGAGCGACGTCTGGCCGACATTGATCGGCTACGGCCCGATGCCATCGCTTGCTGCTCGACGTGCAGCTCGTACCAGTGCCGTCATCAGATCGATGACCTATGTTGTCAGCTCACCGTCAGCGATCCCGTGTCCATCGGAGTCCGCCGCTTCCGAGAAGCCCTCCGCGCCTTCTACGACGCTGGCTGTCGACGCTCCTGTTCAGGGTGGTGCCCTACCGGAACGTCCAAATGCGACGCTCGCTCGGGGCAGTGCACGCAATAGCCACCATCGCCGGCGACGCGGGCCAGTCTTCGAGGTTGCGACGGTGGGGCTTGGAGATAAGATGCCTTTCATGGACCTCGAAGAACGATTTCGTGAAGCTCAGGACCGCGTCAAAAAATTGCCCTCCGCGCCTTCGAACGACACGCTTCTCGAACTGTATGCGCTTTACAAGCAATCCACGATCGGCGATGTCCAAGGCGCGCGACCGGGCATGATGGACTTCAAGGGCCGCGCAAAATTCGACGCCTGGGCAGCTCGCAAGGGCACACCGAAGGACAAAGCGATGGAGTCGTACGTTGCATTGGTCACGCGGTTGACGGGCGGGTGACCGAGGCACGCCCCGTTGAACGGGACGGGCTGATCACTGTTCGAAGCAATAGAAGTGTGCGGGCGTGGTGCACGCAATGGAGACTCCCGACGTCCACCGGTCCGCGCTTCCAGCAGCCATGCCGCCGGCTGCCTCGGTGTTCGCGGTGCTCACAGTCCATCTCCAGCAGGTCCGATCGCTCACAATCTGGCCCCCAGTGCCGGTTCCGGTCCACACCTTCGTGCCGTCGGGGGCCCGCCGACCGTTCTCGTCTTCGACCAGGCTCGCCGTTCCCAACGAGGGTTTCCACGCGGATTCATTGGGTACGGTCGCTAGGTTGGCCTTGTTTTTGAACAACCACGCGGTGCGATCCACGTTGTACCAGCCGCCCGCAACGTCCGCGATGCGATCGATGGCATGATGGACGACGGGGTCGGAATCGTTCGTGGTGCTCGAAATCCAAGCCCGCCACGTTCCGCCGAGGTTCGCGCTTGCAGCTGCCGTACTACACAATTTGTCGGCGCCAGCCGCGCCGGGATCGCTCCCCGTGCCGTACTTCGCGAAGTCGCCGGGGTACTCCGCGCTGGTCACGAACATGCGTTTCGCATTCGGTGGTCCAGCGGCAGCGTCCGTGAAGGCGCCATTGTCGCCGGAAGCCGGTCCTTCGTTTGGGGCCCGGACGGCGGCATCGGCTGCGCCCGAGCTCGATCCATCGCCCGACCCCGGACGCCGCGAATCGCCATTCGAGTCATCGTCCGAGTTCGATTTACCAAAGTCGAACATCGCGTCGCACGCCGTGAGGCCCACCAGAAGAAAAGCCAAGTACGTATGCTTCATCGTTCCTCCCTCGTATCGTTCCGCATTCGCCCAGGACTGCCACGTTGCACGAGTGTTCTCGGTGCTCGGCTTTAAGCAATGCCAAGCCGATCCACCGCGCCACCAAATTCGTAGTCATGGCCGTGACAGACAAAGCGAATGGCCCCTAGGCCATCGTCCCTGGCCGCCCGCCATCGTCAATGCCTTCGACCAGGGTATACGAAGCTGGGGCGTACGCGCAGATCTTGACGCCTTGCGACAGCACAACACGCACTGCGCGCCGAACTGGCCCTCCGACCGCTGGCGTCCAGCCGGCGGTCGGTGGCGTGCTTCATCGGTAACTACGTCGGTTTTGCTCGATTCGCCATCATAGCCTCAATGCGGATTGCTCGCTCAGCCACGCTATCACGCCGTCGGGCAATTCCTCGTACATCGACTCGAAGTCCGCGGGGGCGTGGCCGCCGAGGGCGGCCATTTGCAATTTTTCGAATTCGCGGCGGATTGCGGACTTCTC
It includes:
- a CDS encoding DUF4185 domain-containing protein: MANSQGSALRRGGMMAGLLVAMVFSSGCGTRNEGEASSNGALQWNIPAGWFKERLTGADMPSMQRWHVGGTDLGIPYLLENGTSVGFLFGDTFDAPGVGGPGWRSPVMLRSPSNPANGIVFDSAAKVWGDGYAPDLMYNQHDTSGNGEWSVIPNDGISFPETGRQVVSFMSVRDWGGPKFPHDGAWKTNYASLAYSDNGNDFTRVPYLGWGNDADNHDPFQMWTMQRDGDYVYVFSVRAGRQNGPMMLQRVLWQNIVDKSAYEGWGFDGSTWGWGRPCTPILNGNFGEPSVRKLANGTWAMSYLTNGMIVTRTAPRPDAVWSDEKIQVTGLQEACLYGGFIHPWSSVGTNNLHIMVSTYQDSNGSCGGNGQKAYDVRHWVGTL
- a CDS encoding discoidin domain-containing protein; its protein translation is MYIRRLRPIISFGLVGTLSAITGVAESGWASTARIIDVSTTSQLTAALQNAMPGDEIRMADGTYAGHFTITRSGTESAPIVLSGSRAAVIDGQGTSNGRTVQLQADYWKLVGFTVTNGQKGIMALGAHHTLIDGVRVHQIGDEAIHFRDNSTDNVVQNSEISDTGLREPGYGEGIYFGQAVSNWPDGQPDRSDRNKAIGNRLGPNIRAECLDLKEGTTGGEVRDNVFNGAGMSGANFADSWIDAKGNGYRITGNRGTSSLLDGFQTHIQVAGWGRDNVFSGNTADVRASGFGFKIAKDGNSSAGNVVCTDNVVTGAASGAANIPLTDCGGGGGDAGGGGGDAGGGDAGGGGGRVEVTPSASGVSASANDGNVPANTVDNDLATRWSASGDGQWIAYDLGGTFVVREVSIAVYKGDTRRAAFDLQVSTDGASWQTVWSGRSSGTSTAQENYDFPDVSARFVRYVGHGNDVNAWNSLTEFDIFAAQP
- a CDS encoding AgmX/PglI C-terminal domain-containing protein, with product MNPMGTRITFALCLLAGCGETATAPGTAPAPANVTSDGALEQALVDVDIGQNLAAARETLTTTLASGAVSKEDRVRADLALAKLLESTDKERAITLLEDAASLNDGAAQKRLFRLLAGRDAPSSWSRNSWDAPPPPSAFAFARYFPAATPDNEVDVQVLVFGGDSRTTNRLGTFHVDDALRSNAVDACGLCNEVKTSIHAGTTHKEFWSAIPAYAAQMEKALVVLYVDEETMVPERYAKWLAAPAADLHAAFARGEGLVAVKERPGAPPLVTVAAPRVAQLLTVETALAAMHELPKQPVTVKLQDTLTKNEIQRGIRAHFGAFWSCYESLVARRPEARGRANLSFTVEASGKVEDARVTLDGTLEDAEARPCFEKAIRTIPYPAWSKNASAKTTVRYPIQLANGPGDGGGG
- a CDS encoding response regulator transcription factor, with the protein product MVVTNTREMVLIVEDDAALRLAMTKVLRAAGYRIEVARTGDEGLEMALADPPDVVLLDVMLPGKNGFEVLAALRHRDADLPIVMITAKGEEADKVRGLELGADEYVVKPVGVAELQARVGAALRRKRLLVKSGPVAVGVLTVDFAQHTASREGVPVELTAHEMKLLVFFLRNEGALLPRERILAAVWGADYFGTDRTVDNFVNRLRAKVEKDPKNPLHLVTIRGAGYRFSRTPHRLEGR
- a CDS encoding HAMP domain-containing histidine kinase — protein: MRASLAWLLFALGAAIPSVAVLVVALRAASTESARAREEQFAERVAAAQATKRDVDAALARATETLRRLEPAAVSRLESRLMAEKPDFADVVVIGAEGQMLVPKPMTDEPPSPPECLTHRAELLEGDRTAARDGIIGACPHLKSEQGRYLWPLLALERVAEGSTPADAVATWIEEHAARLGPAERSVLRARVAPLPEKVRDAALGALDRPLPLHRTLAGLLTEPPGSDSVEAGLRIHRGRYLSLVRTMPEGIDAGFVVHESSMIRAPGLPAHLVLAAGARGDATDVVLTPSLVLHVEPKDGASLDAEARRSGRRILAVGVAGVLTAVALATVLFARARKAQRLAELRTDFVAAVSHELRTPLASVRMLSELLETGELPDDERPEVERTLAGEARRLSDTVERMLRFGALARGRLSVQKSRVPASCILEDARDRFHKAHPDKGIVVDAPPSLEMHVDPGLVGLVLDNLLSNAAKYAAEGHPYRVEVRRDGRHALLSVSDSGPGIAARARRRIFSPFERADDRLSRATEGTGVGLSLVRGVARAHGGDAFVKSTVGAGSTFVVRFPLEGS
- a CDS encoding suppressor of fused domain protein, coding for MESMRAQDDGEIVIENAIRAAYPEADPRPFGGREGQRFQLAGCFAIRIEEPVAHWLIVSRGFTELGEKEEADPNVSGWGFELTCRVPALSEEYDFGWVIDWMQGIADSLAKNGTSLAPYHNMPMTDPRNDDEICALVFVDDVALQPTASQNGKFNFLQMVGLTAGEFDALQGWQARSMVELIRQRNPLFLIGKRESYLRDVEFAQHVAEGRERDGSSMGLLTGVALLWFQEAKELQIHLQDNVVPVFKSAICGRLPHGHRMLFIGDPRRHEDDDGNVSVHAQTTVVLLPEDGPSRMEERGGMKAAVLRLGRPAISQLVDTLAPQPGSYVLPDLPGVRFVVATAERFSDPRYPW
- a CDS encoding acyl-CoA-binding protein; its protein translation is MDLEERFREAQDRVKKLPSAPSNDTLLELYALYKQSTIGDVQGARPGMMDFKGRAKFDAWAARKGTPKDKAMESYVALVTRLTGG